In a single window of the Campylobacter concisus genome:
- a CDS encoding DNA-binding protein, translated as MLKDKIINNESGIVLYGLTPPKAEFDEAKLKEIAAKWDKRITDVQADGLVLYEIQDESSRIKSERTFEFSDTLSPEIYYSKYLNLKTPSIFYRVANKYNESEFRTNLAKSSSDINVFVGVASGKVEPKMSLERAYEIARDEFKELVVGGVCIAERHAKKGDEEQRMSQKAKMGAKFFISQAVFDINLAKNLLESVAKSGLNLPIILTFTTCGTPKTLEFIKWLGISIDEKSEKRMLGSDDLLATASQICLENFAELYEFAKKLGINVGVNVESVMAKRAEIEASLELTHKIREVF; from the coding sequence ATGTTAAAAGATAAGATCATAAACAATGAAAGTGGCATAGTGCTTTATGGCCTAACGCCTCCAAAGGCTGAATTTGACGAGGCAAAGCTTAAAGAGATCGCTGCAAAATGGGACAAGAGGATCACGGACGTGCAGGCTGATGGCTTGGTGCTTTACGAGATCCAAGATGAAAGTAGCCGTATAAAAAGCGAGCGAACTTTTGAATTTAGCGATACATTAAGCCCTGAAATTTACTACTCGAAATATCTAAATTTAAAAACACCAAGCATATTTTATAGGGTCGCAAATAAATATAATGAGAGCGAATTTAGAACAAATTTAGCCAAAAGTAGCAGCGATATAAATGTCTTTGTCGGCGTTGCTTCTGGCAAAGTAGAGCCTAAAATGAGCCTAGAGCGTGCTTATGAGATCGCTAGAGATGAGTTTAAAGAGCTTGTAGTTGGCGGTGTTTGCATAGCTGAGAGGCACGCTAAAAAGGGCGATGAAGAGCAAAGGATGAGTCAAAAGGCCAAAATGGGGGCGAAATTTTTTATCTCACAGGCGGTTTTTGATATAAATTTGGCTAAAAATTTACTAGAAAGCGTGGCAAAAAGCGGGCTAAATTTGCCTATTATTTTGACATTTACGACTTGTGGCACGCCAAAAACGCTAGAGTTTATCAAGTGGCTTGGCATAAGCATTGATGAAAAGAGCGAGAAAAGGATGCTTGGGAGTGATGATCTTTTAGCTACAGCATCGCAGATTTGCCTTGAAAATTTTGCAGAGCTTTATGAATTTGCCAAAAAGCTTGGTATAAACGTCGGCGTCAATGTTGAAAGTGTAATGGCAAAAAGAGCTGAGATAGAAGCGAGCCTAGAGCTAACGCATAAGATAAGAGAGGTGTTTTGA